The DNA window TTCTTTACCGAAGCCAAACAGGATAACGATCTGCTGACCGGGCTGCTGGGCCTGATGGCGCAGGAAGGGCGCGACTATACCCGCACCTTCTCTTTGCTGAGTGAGGTGCAGCAGGGGCAGGCGCAATCACCGTTACGCGATGAGTTTATCGATCGTGCGGCGTTTGACGGCTGGTATCAACGCTATCGCCAGCGGTTGCAGCAGGAAGGCGTCAGCGATGCTGAACGCCGGCGGGCGATGAAGGCGGCCAATCCGAAGCTGATCTTGCGCAACTACCTGGCGCAGCAGGCGATTGAGGCGGCAGAGCAGGATGATGCCAGCGCGCTGGCCCGGCTGCATCAGGCACTGCTGGCACCATTCGCAGACGATCCGCAGTATGACGATCTTGCCGCTTTGCCGCCGGATTGGGGAAAACGCCTGGAAGTTTCTTGTTCAAGCTGATGAATGGCCTCATGGCGGGGCTGAATGCCGCCGCCATGAGGCACACCGCGTGTTACTGGCGCAAATAGACCTGCGGCAAGCACATTTCCGGGTGGGCGCCAACGCCAAGATCCGCCTGATACCAGCGGGTGAGGATGTCGGCCTGCAACACCTGCGCCGGGGTGCCGGCGGCAACCAGGCAGCCCTGGTGCAACAGCAAAATGCGATCGGCATACAGTGCGGCCAGGTTCAGATCGTGCAGCACGCAGCATACCGCCAGCGGCTGGCTGCGCGTCAAGCCGCGCAACAGGCGCAGACTATGCTGCTGGTGGTACAGATCCAACGCCGAGGTGGGCTCATCCAGGAACAGCCAGGCCGGCGTTGGCTCCGGCTGCCAGAGTTGCGCCAGCACCCGCGCCAACTGCACCCGCTGTTGCTCCCCGCCGGAAAGCTGGCGATAGTCACGCTGCGCCAGGCTGAGGCAGTCGGTGTGCTGCAACGCTTGTTGCACTGCCTGTTGCATGTTGCGTTGGCCGTAGGGCGCTCGCCCCATCGCCACCACTTCTTCCACGCTGAACTGGAACGCCAAACTGCTGTGCTGGCGCATGACCGCCCGCACTTTGGCCAGTTGCTGTGGTTGCCACTGCGCCAACGGCTGGCCGAGCAGGCGACATTCCCCACCGCTGGGCGTCAGGTAGCCGGTCAGCAGGCGCAGCAGGGTTGATTTTCCGGCGCCATTCGGGCCAATGATGGCCACCATTTCACCGCTGGCGATAGTCAACGACACGTCATCAATCAGCCGCCGCCCTCCCAGGTTGTAACAGAGCTGGCGCGCTGCCAGCAGCGTTGTGTTTTCAGCCACCGGTACGCTCCCGCTGGCGCATCACCAGCCATAAAAAGTAAGGGCCGCCGAGCAAACTGGTTACCAGCCCGACCGGCATTTCCGCCGGGGCGACCAGGGTGCGTGCCAGCGTATCGCCCACTAATAGCAGGCAGGCGCCGCCCAGCGCAGACGCCGGCAGCAGCCAGCGGTGATCGCCGCCCAAATGCATCCGGATCAGGTGTGGCACCACCAGGCCGATAAAGCCGATCACGCCGCTCATCGCGACGGCGGCGCCGGTCAATAGGGCGCTAAGCAGCAGCAGATGCAGCTTGGTGCGTTGCACGTCAACGCCAAGATAGTGGGCTTCTTCATCGCCCAACTGCAGCAGGTTGAGTTTTCTGGCCTGTTGCAGCGTCAGCAGTGAGGCTGGCAGGATAAGCGACGCCGCAACGGTTAACGTCGGCCACTGCGATTGGTTCAGGCTGCCCATCATCCACAGTGAGAACTGACGCAGTTGCTGATCGCTGCTGATATAAGACAACACGCCGACGGCCGCCATGCACAGGGCATTGATGGCGATACCGGCCAGCAACAGGCGGGACAAATTGCCATGGCCGCTGCGGCTGATGCCAAAAATGACAACCGACACCACCAGGCAGCCGAAGAATGCCGCCGCCATATGGCTATAGAGGGCGATGAACGGCGGCAAGGCGAGCGGCACCACGATGACCATCGCCACCATTAAGGCGCCGCCGCTGCTGATGCCCAGCAGGGTGGGATCGGCCAGCGGGTTGCGAAACAGGCCCTGCATTACCGTGCCGGCGACGGCCAGCGCGCAGCCGATCACCACTGCTAACAGCACGCGCGGCAGGCGGATGTTCAGCCAGATTTGCCAAACGGTGTCGCTAAACGGCATTTGCCACAGGGTGCGAAAAGAGAGCGACAGCGCCCCCATGTTCGCCGCCCCAAGCACCAAAACGCTGAGCAACAGCAGCAGGCTGCTGATGGCCACGCGCGGAGTTACACGGTAACGCATTATTTTTGCTCCGCCGCATTACGCAGTTTTTGCAATGCGGCCGGCGTTTCCAGACCAAAGCCCAGCAAGGCCATATCATCGATGACCAAAACCCGGTGGTTTTTACCCGCCGGGGTGAGCGCCAGGCCCGGCAGTTGCCACAGTTTTTCCATCCCACCGATGGAACTCACTCCGTCGGTGGTGATCAGTAACAGGTCCGGCTGGCTGGCGATCACGCCTTCCTGTGACAACGGGCGATAGCGGGTAAAGCCCTGCATGGCGTTTTTCAGGCCGGCGGCGTTAATAACGGCGTCGGCGGCCGTGTGCTGGCCGGCGGCCATTGGCGAAATGCCGCCGTGGCTCATCACGAACAATACTTTGACGGGTAATGGCGTCTTGGCGACGGCGGCTAACTGCTGGCGATAGCGCTCGGTAAGCTGTTGGCCTTGAGCCGCACGGTTGACCGCTGCGGCGATCACACTGATTTTTTGCGGCACGGCATCCAGCGTGCTGTCACCGGGCACGCGCACCACTTTAACGCCGCTTTGTTCTACTTGTTGCAGCGCCAACGCCGGCTCTGCCAACTCGCTAGCCAGCACCAGCGTCGGCTTGAGGGCAAGAATACCTTCCGCATTCAACTGGCGCATGTAGCCCACGTCTGGTAACTGCGTGACGGCGGTAGGGTGCAGGCTGGTACTGTCGCGGGCCACAACTTCATCGCCTGCGCCTAATGCGAAGGCGATTTCTGTGACGTCGCCCCCGATTGAAACAATGCGCTCAGCGGCGGCGGCGGTGAGCGGTAATGCCAGTGCGATGCAAAGCGCCAGGCGGCG is part of the Gibbsiella quercinecans genome and encodes:
- a CDS encoding heme ABC transporter ATP-binding protein; the encoded protein is MAENTTLLAARQLCYNLGGRRLIDDVSLTIASGEMVAIIGPNGAGKSTLLRLLTGYLTPSGGECRLLGQPLAQWQPQQLAKVRAVMRQHSSLAFQFSVEEVVAMGRAPYGQRNMQQAVQQALQHTDCLSLAQRDYRQLSGGEQQRVQLARVLAQLWQPEPTPAWLFLDEPTSALDLYHQQHSLRLLRGLTRSQPLAVCCVLHDLNLAALYADRILLLHQGCLVAAGTPAQVLQADILTRWYQADLGVGAHPEMCLPQVYLRQ
- a CDS encoding FecCD family ABC transporter permease; the encoded protein is MRYRVTPRVAISSLLLLLSVLVLGAANMGALSLSFRTLWQMPFSDTVWQIWLNIRLPRVLLAVVIGCALAVAGTVMQGLFRNPLADPTLLGISSGGALMVAMVIVVPLALPPFIALYSHMAAAFFGCLVVSVVIFGISRSGHGNLSRLLLAGIAINALCMAAVGVLSYISSDQQLRQFSLWMMGSLNQSQWPTLTVAASLILPASLLTLQQARKLNLLQLGDEEAHYLGVDVQRTKLHLLLLSALLTGAAVAMSGVIGFIGLVVPHLIRMHLGGDHRWLLPASALGGACLLLVGDTLARTLVAPAEMPVGLVTSLLGGPYFLWLVMRQRERTGG
- a CDS encoding heme/hemin ABC transporter substrate-binding protein, giving the protein MKPSLTRRLALCIALALPLTAAAAERIVSIGGDVTEIAFALGAGDEVVARDSTSLHPTAVTQLPDVGYMRQLNAEGILALKPTLVLASELAEPALALQQVEQSGVKVVRVPGDSTLDAVPQKISVIAAAVNRAAQGQQLTERYRQQLAAVAKTPLPVKVLFVMSHGGISPMAAGQHTAADAVINAAGLKNAMQGFTRYRPLSQEGVIASQPDLLLITTDGVSSIGGMEKLWQLPGLALTPAGKNHRVLVIDDMALLGFGLETPAALQKLRNAAEQK